One window of Papaver somniferum cultivar HN1 chromosome 9, ASM357369v1, whole genome shotgun sequence genomic DNA carries:
- the LOC113309215 gene encoding uncharacterized protein LOC113309215, giving the protein MHRVLKDDVDSQRHPLVRDAFIAAWTRLPHDQLYIPRWYRYTQPNNYKHRLDKSLHVWTHPQVLRGIQLLNWVPPAQGFCQVATDGASSKGKATASYGGVLRFADGLIMAYVYGGYVFLDSPELQELLGVMYGLELAKKCVVRNVELIMDSLKAPRYIEDGTNPPYPTLLPVPLPIQVEVDAVGFTDVSSQRSARFQASDISSVKKSNQTQLWIYNEKIRVLGVIRRLV; this is encoded by the coding sequence ATGCATCGCGTACTAAAGGATGACGTAGATTCTCAACGTCATCCTTTAGTACGCGACGCATTTATAGCAGCATGGACCCGCTTGCCTCATGACCAGTTGTATATCCCTAGATGGTATCGTTATACACAACCGAACAACTATAAGCACAGGTTAGATAAGTCTCTTCATGTTTGGACTCACCCACAAGTTCTTCGTGGCATCCAATTATTGAACTGGGTTCCTCCTGCACAAGGCTTTTGTCAAGTAGCCACAGATGGGGCGAGTAGTAAAGGTAAGGCGACAGCAAGTTATGGTGGAGTGTTGAGGTTTGCTGATGGTCTGATTATGGCTTACGTATATGGGGGATATGTTTTTCTAGATTCACCTGAACTCCAAGAGTTGTTAGGAGTCATGTATGGGTTGGAACTTGCTAAAAAATGTGTAGTAAGGAATGTAGAACTTATTATGGATTCTCTTAAGGCGCCACGCTATATCGAAGACGGCACGAATCCACCTTATCCAACCCTTCTTCCTGTTCCACTTCCTATACAGGTTGAGGTTGATGCTGTTGGTTTCACCGATGTAAGTTCACAAAGGAGTGCTCGGTTTCAAGCGTCAGATATATCTTctgttaagaaaagcaaccagaCGCAGTTGTGGATATATAATGAAAAGATTAGAGTTCTTGGTGTAATTAGAAGGTTAGTTTGA